The window ataatttttaacaacccaaaacaattatttatcaaccaaaaagaaattcccgaaatttcaaaaattccaaaaaaattcccaatcataaaaaaaaaaaatcctacagCATCAACATTACCTACTTAACTCATAATGATaagatttacatttttttttcaaggaaaaacacatttaattaaagttttagggttaggttCTCCTACCACAGATCTGAAAATTCGACCATTAAAATCACGATTGGCCACCTTAGAATTGTTCCTCTTGTCGAGTAAAACACCTCCTCAAAATTTGAACCGAAACGGACGTCGTTTGGCTGTCCAAATGGTCGGCCAAAGTTCCGACGGCAAGAAAATTTCTCCACAGTCCTGTGAGTCTCCCTCTCTGCCACTTTCTCCTTCCTTtccccttttccttttccttttttttttttttttttggtttttaaaggCCCACTTTCTTGGCCCTTTAATCCAGCCACAACCCAAGCCCAATATCCaaccttttgattttcttttcttttatttattttcatttgcttatttttcatttccaatttattttatttttcatttttttaacaacacaaattaatttattaaacaccaacccaaaaatttaattttttcaattttattaataagaaaatttaatttaatttttacttaatgaattctaattaattttaattaattcacttttcattttcgttttcatTTTTCGTTTtcggaaattttcaatttctaaaatcttatgaaattttctaccataagGCTGACGTggcacaaaattttcaacttgcctaattgaccaacacaataaattgaatttcatcaatccaaaattaacacgtgttctccaatcacttttcttttttacttttcaactaTCGCTCAAaagaagacttttcaaactagaaTTTCCAACATGGCCTAAAATACCTGGTCATTACAGCTAAACTTAAGCTTGGTAATTTttgataaatagaaaaattaccTTAAGCTTATTTATGATTAATAAAGAACTTATGTTAAATTTACTTTGAACTAAAGTTAATGTCtatattttccaaaactttttgGCTTACATTAGTTGTTGAGGTCCACAATGAAAGGTACATTAGCAATCTAAGAGGATTACATTCCCCGGCTAAACTATCATAACTAACAAATGtaattttttgtaataggaAGAAGTTTTGAGTTAAGGATGATAATGGGCCAGTTTTTCCAGGTGGGATACTCATCCCATGTTGTACCAATTAGAATGGGTTCAGAAGAAGCCTAAAGTGCTTAAAGACTGGTTTTTTAAGTTCTAGAGTCAAGTTTGAATATTACTTTGTCCAACCCTAATTATGTAtgcaattaaatttaatttaatttttttccatatttccttttttttaacatgtattgaattaaaaaataaataaaaaatcccacTGTACTTTTCAATTTAGTTAAAGGATCAAAATTGAAAGATGATAGGGAGGGGGCATAAGAAGGTTAAACTCTCTAGCACAAAAGGCTTGGTGATCCCAATCCAATGATCCTTTTTTCTGTTGAGGAGAAATAGGTCATTGATGTTACCCATTGAATTACAAAACCCTCCCTATGTACTAGTTAAATGGGTTGAGAATTGTAAGCAACCATTTAATTCcacaaataaaatttctatgTTTCGCCCTGATAAGGTTCACTATGATCTCTTGGGACCTACTCTGGttaactcaaataaaaaaattcagatTTTATGTTGTCTTTGTTTATGACTATTCAAGATTATTTACTTGGCTATACCTGTTGAAAAGGAAATCCAAGATTTCAAAGGCCGGTTGAGAACCAATTTGAAAGGCATATTAAGATCTTCCAATGTGATGGTGGTGGTGAGTTCAGCTCAAAGGCCGGTTGACAttgaattaaatatttcttGTCCCGGAACATGGAAATCAGATAGGGTGGTTGAATGAAAGCATCGGCATATTGTTGACACAGGGTTGACTATGACTTTTCTTGCTAATTACCGTTATCTTTATGGGTTGATGTGTCATCCTTACATCTGTTTATCTTATAAGAGAAATCCAAATTATATTTCCCTTGTGTCTTTGTCGGGTAAGTCCTATGCATAAGGGGTATTGGTATTGGTTTTTGGAGGCCTAAACAAAACGTGTGTTCATGTCAAGACACATTGTTTTTTATGGAAGATCCTTTCCTTACAAGGTCTCTCCACAATCGGTGACTTCTTCTCAAGAGTTTGACCTTACAAAATTTACTTCTAAAGATGAATGGCTTGATCAATCACATAAGAAATTATGTGACTCAAACTCATGAAACATCAACCACCAGCATGCCAAATTGAGAAGCTCAACAACTAATTACCCAAACTTCATCAACAAAAACAGGCAATACTCATCGGATGATCTCCAGATGAAAACATGAGTTGACTGATCGGTCGTTGCTCTCtaaaattcctttttctttactGATCAAAACATGATACCTAAAAAGCCCAAAACATTAAAATCTTCTTTCAAGGATAATAGATGGATTGAAGACATGAAAGAAGAGTTGAGTGCTtccattaaaatgaaatatggtaGCTTGTTCTGTGTCCTTAAGATAACATTGTTGTCGGATGCAAATGGGTGTATTGAACCAGGTATATGCATGGACCAAATCAACTATTCTTTTCCGTAGGCTTCTTCTCCAATGGAATTTGCACATATATGAAGTTTTTTCAAGAATGATTGAACAAATATTCTATTAACCAAAGTTCGCAAAACTAATTTATTccaatatttaagaaaaatattcttagaacaaatggaaaaagaacaattaatattaatatgtcataacaattatttatttgcaAACTACATAAAGCGTATGAGAAATGCAAAATTATCCatcaatatattaaaataattaaaaacttgatCTTTGGGGTAGACTAGGTGCAAAGTTATGTTTGTtcccaaaaaatattaaggaaagaagaaaatcctaaggctatgtttgattcttggaaagtttgaaggaaaagtgagggaaaaaaaatagagaagaaacataaaaggaaaaaaacaagtaaatgaaaataaaaaataaatttaaaatcaataattatttttatatattacttcaaacttcTTTCAtggatttaactcttctatatatagattaaaaatatataagtttttaataattttaattatatttaaatttctttcgtatttttcatagtaaaaccaaatatgataaaacaattttccttaacatttttttttctttccctaccagttctcatgaatcaaacataacctaaggaaaatgattttatcatgtttggttgtcttataataaatattaaagaaaatcaaatataattaaaattagtttgaaacttatgtaatttaaatttatttaatatttataccaATGagttaaaatacataaaatgagtttaaatagcaaataaaaataattaattgagtttaatttattttttattttccttcaattttctttccttcacttttcctttgtattttctttctcttacattttccctcaagttttccaagaaccaaacacaaccaaaattatttacaattcaggacttcttttgagctgaaattatcataaattaaataataaagcgactataaaataaatagaaaaatatgagtaacatattttaaaacactttgaaataaagaaatttaaggGCTTTAGTATCAAGTTAGTGAAAGAAAAGTTGGGTGATGGATTATGATGATAGGATATTCCTcgaaaaaggaaaatgtaatAGCATCTTTGTTATGGAAAAAGGagaatagacaaaaaaaaaataaaaaagaatatatagatTTACGTAAAAAAAACCCTATAtggaaaaagacaaaagaaaaaaaaaatcactacatcaaaaattgaaacaaaaagtGAGAGAAATAAGCGGCTACTGCATACCCCTAAATCATATATACCATCACATACACATATACACAACTACAAGTTTTACAAGTCGGACCAAATAGAATTTGGGTTACCAAATTATAACacatctcatttatttaaaaaaaaatattaaaagtggaagaagaagaatagaTCATGTAACATGGTTTAGCTCATGTAGAAGTGGGATGAATTATTCcaaatttggaaataaaattgtaattcaaTGCCACCATGCACCAATCGGAATTATTTAAAGTATAATGGAGTGGTGATGAAGGCAAGCATAAcacatatattaatttaaattgtagTTAATTGGTGGAGGCtcataaagaaataataataagcaTTTTCATATGCTGAAGTAAGAACATTCTGCGCGATGGCtttatgataaaagaaaaagatatataCCTACTCATGAAGCgaaatattcttttcttttgggtttCACTTCCTTTCCGTTTTTTGGCTGGGGGTAGGGATCTGGAAACAAAATATGGATGAATACATGTTGTCCAGTCCAGATTAGAACAGCAAGAGAAGGGTTGTTGTTTGTTACTGGATTTTTGTTCTATGATCATGAATGCAATGGTAGGCAGTGAAATGGAAGCAAGCTCAGAATATATACTCCATTTCCAAATCAATCATTCTCTTATTCTCACGGTAAGTACTACAAGAATGGTATCCATAGCTTCCCCACTTCCCAAGTGATACGACCCTCTTTTTCACTATTTCTTAATTTCTTCATTCTGGGTGGAAGGCCCCACCAATAAGGTCATATTCACCCAAGATAATTGTATTACAAACCAGTATTAGTTTCTTCATTCAAGCTCTTTTTCTTCCAGATTACAATtccctttatttaattttttgagaagAAACGATGCAattatacattatatatataacaagaGTTTTTAATTAACAAAGGGAAGTGATCCATCTGCTCCCACAACTGCAAACTGTCACCTTCTTCTGTCTTTGGCTGAACATAATTCGATccctttttcctttgatttctcgAAAGCCATGGAGTTCCTGAGCTCAATCTTGGATCTTGTCCCATGCTTATATGATCACACCTCCAAGCATACGCTCTACATTCGTGatctgaaaaaaaatattgaagccTTGAGTAAGGAAATGGAAAAACTGAACAACTTGTATGAAGATGTGAAGGCAGGGGTTGAACGTGCAGAGCAACAACAGATGAAGCGCAGAAAGGAAGTGGGTGGTTGGATACGTGAAGTAGAAGACATGGAGAAAGAAGGCAACGAAATTCTGCGAAGAGGCGATCAAGAAATCCAGAAAAGATGTCTCGGATGCTGTCCCAGGAATTGTTGGTCCAGCTACAGGATTGGGAAGGCAGTAAGTGAAAAGCTCGTTGCTGTATCTGGTCAAATCAGCAAAGGGCATTTCGATGTTGTAGCCGACATGCTGCCTCGTCCTCCAGTAGATGAACTGCCCATGGAGGAGATTGTGGGCTCAGAATTGACGTATGACAGGATCTGTAGGTGTCTCAAAGATCCACAAGTGGGAATTGTGGGATTATATGGAATGGGGGGTGTGGGCAAAACCACCCTCTTGAAGAAAATCAACAATGACTTCCTCACTACATCCACCGATTTTGATGTTGTGATTTGGGTTGTGGTGTCAAAACCGTCCAACATTGAAAAAATTCAGGAAGTTATTTGGAATAAATTACAATTCCCACGTGATATATGGGAAATTAGAAGCACTAAGGAGGAGAAGGCTGTCGAAATATTGAGGGTTCTGAAAACAAAGAAGTTCGTGTTGTTGTTGGATGACATCTGGGAGCGACTTGATCTTCTACAAATGGGGGTTCCCCATCTTGATGCTCAAAATAAGTCCAAGATAGTTTTTACAACCCGATCACAGGATGTGTGCCACCAAATGAAAGCTCACAAGAGTATAGAAGTGGTGTGTTTGTCATCAGAAGCTGCTTGGACTTTGTTTCAGAAGGAGGTAGGAGAAGAAACATTAAAGTCTCATCCACATATACTGAGGCTTGCAAATATTGTTGCTGATGAGTGCAAAGGTTTACCTCTCGCTTTGATTACTCTTGGGCGAGCCATGGCAGGTGAGAAAGACCCCTCAAATTGGGAAAAGGTACTACAAGATTTGAGCAAATTTCCAGCTGAAATTTCAGGTATGGAAGATGAATTGTTTCATAGATTAAAAGTCAGTTATGATAGATTGCCTGACAATGTCATCAAGTCttgttttacatatttttccttattcCCTGAGGATTTGGAGATTTCTAATGAAAACCTTATAGAATATTGGATAGGAGAGGGATTTTTGGGTGAAGTTCATGACATACATGAAGCGCGTGATCAAGggtataaaattattaaaaaactaaagcAAGCATGTTTGTTGGAGAGTTgcagtttaaaagaaaaaagggttaAGATGCATGATGTGATCCATGACATGGTTTTATGGTTAGAAAGTGAATGtgggaagaaaaagaataaattttcattaaacagTGATGATTTTTGGCTGAAGGAATCTCAAGAAATTCCAGATTTGAAAACAGCAAATAAGATGTCATTATGGGATGAGAATGTTGAGGAGTTACTAGAACCATTGGTGTATCCTAATCTCGAGACTTTAATTGTAGCTTGTAATAAGTTGAAGAAATTTCCAAGTGGATTCTTTCAATTTATGCCTCTAATAAGAGTTTTGGATTTGTcagataatgaaaatttaagtGAGTTACCTACTGGGATCGGTAAATTGGGTGCCTTGAGATATCTTAATTTGTCTTCCACAAAAATAAGAGAGTTGCCTATTGAacttacaaatttgaaaaacctAATGACTTTGCTTTTGGATGATATGGTATACCTTGAATTAATTATTCCACAGGAACTGATATCAAGTCTCGTATCTTTAAAGTTGTTCAGCATATGCAATACCAATGTTTTAAGTGGAGTTGAAGAAAGCTTGTTGGATGAGTTGGAGTCCTTGAATTACATCAATGATATAGGTATCACCATATTTACTACTCTTTCATTCAACAAATTAAAGAGTAGTCACAAATTGCAAAGGTGTATAAGTCAATTCCAGTTGCATAAATGTGGGGATATGATCTCACTTGAactatcatcttcatttttgaaaagaatgGAGCATTTGCAATGGCTTTGTATATCTGATTGCGATGAATtaaaagacataaaaattaaagtggAAGGGGAAGGGGAAGGGGAAGGGACACAAAGGGATGTGACTCTCCCAAACTACATTGCTGCAAGGGAGAACTACTTCTATGCCCTTCATGAGGTATATATTGATCATTGTTCGAAATTGTTGAACATAACATGTCTTGTTTGTGCTCCATATCTTGAAGAACTTAAAGTTGAAGATTGTGAATCAATAGAACAAGTGATATGTTATGGAGTAGAGGAAAAATTGGACATATTCTCAAGGCTCAAATACTTGAAGCTCAACAAGTTGCCAAGATTGAAGAGCATCTACCAACATCCACTGCTTTTTCCTTCACTTGAAATCATCAAGGTGTATGATTGCAAAAGCCTAAGGAGCCTCCCATTCGAttccaacacttcaaacagcaatctaaagaaaatcaaaggagAGACAAGTTGGTGGAATCAATTGGAGTGGAATAATGAAACTATCAAGCGTTCTTTTActccatattttcaaatccatGAAGCTGAAGTATATTTAACAGATGCTGAGGAGACCAAAATTGGTGGCATGGACGATATGCAGGAACAATCGATATCAAATTAATATCCATGTCTTTCAGgtattaattatcttttatgctatatttaaaatataattttttttcctcactcCAATTCTTTTGTGGAAATTTTGACTTTATCAACGTGGAAGTGTATCAAAGTCTCAACATCATAACAACTTTCAAAGTTTGATGTATATGGACTATTTATTTTCAACCTAATCCTAATAGTTTTGATGTggctataatttttttttctttcgtcCTTCTAATCTTATGCCTTCATTTTGATGACAAACATACTtaattaagaaaggaaaaagatgtAAGAAATCCAAAtctaaatctatatatatatattttctttttcttctatgtTTCTTCAAATCTTTCGAGACCTAAACAAAGCTAAATCTACGCCCCATTCTATTCCATGGCTCTCCCCTTCCAAAATCTTGGATGGGTAATTCAATTCTAGGTGCCCCTTTTGGAATAATTGTTGTAAAAGTTTGCCCAAATGGCACTTTGAAGGAGGtctatcattt is drawn from Vitis riparia cultivar Riparia Gloire de Montpellier isolate 1030 chromosome 18, EGFV_Vit.rip_1.0, whole genome shotgun sequence and contains these coding sequences:
- the LOC117905785 gene encoding probable disease resistance protein At1g52660; this encodes MEFLSSILDLVPCLYDHTSKHTLYIRDLKKNIEALSKEMEKLNNLYEDVKAGVERAEQQQMKRRKEVGGWIREVEDMEKEGNEILRRGDQEIQKRCLGCCPRNCWSSYRIGKAVSEKLVAVSGQISKGHFDVVADMLPRPPVDELPMEEIVGSELTYDRICRCLKDPQVGIVGLYGMGGVGKTTLLKKINNDFLTTSTDFDVVIWVVVSKPSNIEKIQEVIWNKLQFPRDIWEIRSTKEEKAVEILRVLKTKKFVLLLDDIWERLDLLQMGVPHLDAQNKSKIVFTTRSQDVCHQMKAHKSIEVVCLSSEAAWTLFQKEVGEETLKSHPHILRLANIVADECKGLPLALITLGRAMAGEKDPSNWEKVLQDLSKFPAEISGMEDELFHRLKVSYDRLPDNVIKSCFTYFSLFPEDLEISNENLIEYWIGEGFLGEVHDIHEARDQGYKIIKKLKQACLLESCSLKEKRVKMHDVIHDMVLWLESECGKKKNKFSLNSDDFWLKESQEIPDLKTANKMSLWDENVEELLEPLVYPNLETLIVACNKLKKFPSGFFQFMPLIRVLDLSDNENLSELPTGIELGLVLAVVATAGLLGRLQHPFRFDLAGIEFCGLPLLSAFFA